In Lolium perenne isolate Kyuss_39 chromosome 5, Kyuss_2.0, whole genome shotgun sequence, the sequence TTGGTTCGGATGGTCCAAATTAGGTTCGGATAAGGAGGCAGCCTCTTCATCAGGAGGCAGCCTCTTCAGCCATAAAGTGAAAatgtgagagagaaagagaaaaccCAAATCAGCTTTTGAGAGAAAGACATATTAATGGAACCATAACATGGCATGCATATGTCAAAAGTTTTATCCAAGCCTAGTTGGACAGCTGCCTCCATGCCCTGAACCTGAACTACAACAGAAATTGGTCCTGATGTTACAAAGTGACCACAGTTTAGCATCCTCGTGTGCTGATCAGTCAAGTAAGTTCGGTTTAATCAACACAGAAATAAGATCAACAAAGCATCCAGTTCCCGGTTTCTCGAACCTTCCAGCTTCCACATAATATCACTAGCCAAACAAGATCCTTTAATAATGTATGCCACATATTGGCTAAAGTGAATCTAGAAAATCGGGACATCAAAGTTGGTATTTCATATAAAAGGCAATCATCCTTTGGAAAACACAAGAATTCAATCACTCAGTCTATGTTTAGTTGCCAGAAATGTTAGCTAGTAGCTACAACTGAAAGTTCAGGTGTGCTTTTGTGTGTCAGAAAAACATTTTGCACAAAATCCAGGTGTTCTGTTTTTTGTGCCAGAAAATCAGTTTGCTCCAAAGTTCAGGTGCTGGTTGTTGTGCCAAAAAACCAAATTGCTCGTGACAGCAAAAGGTCCACGCAGCAATCATCTACGGGTATACAAGCACAATCTAAGGCATAAGATAAACACAAGTATAGAACATCAGATGCCACTTGCCAGGAAAACTGCAACCTGGCATTGGAAGTAACTGCCAGAAAAAAAAATGTACGGATACAAACTACAAGAATGGATTCCAATCATGTCGACAAAACTTGTGGTCAGCTCAACCTGTGCCACTTGCAAATGTTTTGCTAGTTTCGATCGCTCTCAGTTGAAATAGGTAGTTCCGCATTGACTATGCTGCTCACCACAAACCGATCATCTTCCACCAGAAGCCTCCGGCACCAAGCCAGATGATGATGTTAACAACAGAGATGACAAATCCGTAGCCCCACCACTGAGCCAGAGGAACATACCCGGCTCCATAGAAGACGGGGGCTGACCCTATGCCGTAATGGGTCAAACCGCCCATGAGGTTCGAAAGGAACGACAGAACCATGGCAGCGAAAAGTGGAGGGGTTCCCAAGGCACTCGACACAGATAGGAACGCGGTGAACATTGCTCCAATGTGTGCTGCACCACTAGCAAAGAAGTAGTGGGAGTAGAAGTACAGCAGCACCAAGACGCCGAATGAGAGTTGCCACGACAGACCAAGGCCTCCAACAAACTGAGAGAAAAAACATGAAGAAATCAGGAAAAGGGGACTGAAAAACACCTTCCACCTTACTATGTTGATGTTACTCTGGGCTAACGAACAAAACATTGGAATATCAGAGGTCTGAATGATGTAAACTATGTATCTCACATCAACAACAAATTAATGAGCCATCCTGTCATATTTCTTACTTCATGTAGATGTATCCAACCAGGAAGCCATTTTCTAGTTCAGATGCAACAATGTAAACCATACTAAGCTCACCACAACATAATTACCAAGCCTATCAGTGGTACTCTTTGTTCAATAGGTACAGAAATATGATTAGAAGAacttttttttcgagaaaacgatTAGAAGAACTTTTATAACAGACAACACCAATGTTTTATTTAGATGCAGACAACACCAATGTAGAGAATAAATTTCAGTGAGGAGCCAGCATATATAAATTATATTGCTGTCAAAATGCTAGAAACATAGCATACTGTAGCGATGCACATCCATCATGCTAAATGCCTATAACTATTAAGCAAGAGTAACTAAATAGGATCCACTATCATTTCAAGACTCAAGAGAAGCTGAGGGGGATAGACTGGGGAATACCTTAACGACAGTCTCACTGAACCAAGCGATTAACCCATATTTGTTGAGGTAGCCAGCCATCGCAATCAGCGCGGCAAACCAAGTAAGGGTATCCCATGCCACAGACTCCGCCAAACACTCTTTCCATGTGACAACGCCTGTAATTAGGAGGACAGATAGGCCAAGAATTGCTGCAGACACTGCATCTACGCTCAGCATTCCTCCAAAGATCCAAAGTCCAACCTGGTGGTATGGACATTACAATGCTCAGCAAGAAAAAAGTAATCAAGATTACATTCAAGTAAGATGTTGACAGGTTGATGCAACAAACATAGGGCCAAACATACATTTACTTAACCTATAAGATTGTACAATGCTCCAAATATGACCAAAAACACAACAGACAACCAAAAAACAACACCCTAGGGATTTATTTACATTCCCCACAGTGTAATCCCAGAGATACCATCTGTAGTTAAATGGCCCAAGCCATCAGTAACTAAACAATACTTGAAGCCATTTTGTTGCATTTCAGTCAACCTCCGTCCCTCCTTCCGTCTCTCTCTCAACCCAACCCCTCCCAACTTCACCAGCACCCCAGCCTGCTCCACCTCCTTCAATTCCAgagcgcctccacctccgccacatCAGTGTCAACCTCTCCCCTTCCTAACCCTATCACCTCATGGCCATACACCACCTCGTCTGGGCCGACGAGCCCCCATGCGCTAGGTGCTTCCCCACTCGCAGTGGCATTGCTCCATCGCACCGTCCTCACATACTGACACCACACGCACCAACCTTCCCTCTAATCCTGGGGAGGGCAACAAACTCTGACCCGTGCAACCGTAAACCAAAGAGGTAAACGGAGGTTTCTGGCAAGTTCCATCATGACCAGGGAGCAAGAAGCTGAGGATGGAGCAGAGAAAGCAGCAAATCCATTGGATTTACAAAAATTTCAGGCGACTATGCTCTAGCAGTTCAGTTTAAATTAAGGGCCCAGACTCCCTATGTAATCTAGATAACAACAAAACCATGTCAAGGAAATCGTTATTTCCAATACCATGTCATGGAGCAGATGATCACAAGAATCGTAACAACTGATGGCAGTATCATAAAGAATAGCACATAACACAAGCGAGTATGCAAGTTAGCTGACAATAATATTAGCGGCAGCTGCGAAGTAAGCATGGTTCAGATAGAAGAATTATAGCAGAAAGAAAATAGAAGAGGTAGTCATGATACCGTGAGCAGAAGCGTGCCGCCCATGATCTTCTCCTCCTTGCTCATAGGCCCCATGGTTGCGAGCTTCTCCTTGGCCAAGCGTGGCGCATCGGGGCTGGATTTGACCTCCGGTGGGTAGATGATGTACAGGACCAGCGGCACGATCACGAGCGAGAGGAGGCCCGGGACAATGGCGGCCTTCGCCCAGAGCGTCCACCCGATGCCCTCCCCGATGGTGCTGGCCGTGAGGTTGGCAGCGAGCGGGTTAGCCGCCATGGCCGTGAGAAACATGGCCGACGAGACGACGGACGTCTGGAAGCAGGTGAGCATGAGCCAGGACCCGAGCTTCCTCTCCGTGCCGTCGTCGGTGCGCGAGCCGCAGGCCTCGCAGAGGGACTTGACGAGCGGGAGGAAGATGCCGCCGGCGCGCGCGGAGACGGAGGGGATGGCGGGCGCGAGGAAGGCCTCGGCGAAGACGAGCGAGTAGCCGAGGCCGAGCGTGGAGCCCCCGAAGGCGGCCACGAAGGCGTAGGCGACGCGGCTGCCGAGCCCGGTTTTGATGAACCCCCGCGCGAAGAAGAAGGCGAGCGCGATGAGCCACGGGATCGGGTCCCCGAACGCGGAGAAGGCCGCGGCGAAGGTGAGCGTGCGGGTGAGCACGGCCGCGCCCAGCCCGAGGAGGGCCACGGCGCCGAGCGGCAGCGGCTGCGTGATGATCCCGACGATGGTGGCGAGGAAGACGGCGAGGAGCTGCCACGCGTTGCGGGCCACGCCCGCGGGGGCCGGGATGAGCCAGATGATGGCCCCCGTTGCGATGGAGGCGAGGAGCGGCTTGATGGCCGCGCCCTGCGGGGCCGGCTTCGGTGGTGTGGGGGGAGATGTGGGTGCCGCGGCGATgggcgggaggaggcggcgaggTGCGGCGGCGGGGGAGTGGGTTAGGGGCGTGGGGAGGGAGTGggagagggagatgggtttggatGAGAGGACGGAGGTGGATCGGCGGCGGAGGGAGAAGGATGGGAGGTGTGGGCGGAGGCGGACGCCGAGGTGGTGGCAGGTGAGCGGCGGCGCGGTGgaggccatggcggcggcggcggagagtgGGGGAGGAGGTAAATGATGTGGGAATGGAAGGGAGGAAGGTGGGGTATAATTGGATGGACGGCGGCGATGGGGTTGGACATTGGGCGTATCGGTTCTCAACATTGGTCCGTTGCTTCCTGCGTCCGGTGTTCCTACACCAGCTTGTGCAACAAACCAACCGTTGGTTGC encodes:
- the LOC127321444 gene encoding dicarboxylate transporter 1, chloroplastic codes for the protein MLRTDTPNVQPHRRRPSNYTPPSSLPFPHHLPPPPLSAAAAMASTAPPLTCHHLGVRLRPHLPSFSLRRRSTSVLSSKPISLSHSLPTPLTHSPAAAPRRLLPPIAAAPTSPPTPPKPAPQGAAIKPLLASIATGAIIWLIPAPAGVARNAWQLLAVFLATIVGIITQPLPLGAVALLGLGAAVLTRTLTFAAAFSAFGDPIPWLIALAFFFARGFIKTGLGSRVAYAFVAAFGGSTLGLGYSLVFAEAFLAPAIPSVSARAGGIFLPLVKSLCEACGSRTDDGTERKLGSWLMLTCFQTSVVSSAMFLTAMAANPLAANLTASTIGEGIGWTLWAKAAIVPGLLSLVIVPLVLYIIYPPEVKSSPDAPRLAKEKLATMGPMSKEEKIMGGTLLLTVGLWIFGGMLSVDAVSAAILGLSVLLITGVVTWKECLAESVAWDTLTWFAALIAMAGYLNKYGLIAWFSETVVKFVGGLGLSWQLSFGVLVLLYFYSHYFFASGAAHIGAMFTAFLSVSSALGTPPLFAAMVLSFLSNLMGGLTHYGIGSAPVFYGAGYVPLAQWWGYGFVISVVNIIIWLGAGGFWWKMIGLW